Proteins found in one Pseudomonas sp. P8_241 genomic segment:
- the hemH gene encoding ferrochelatase has protein sequence MTDHALLLVNLGSPASTSVADVRSYLNQFLMDPYVIDLPWPIRRLLVSLILIKRPEQSAHAYASIWWDEGSPLVVLSRRLQQAMNDKWNHGPVELAMRYGEPSIETMLVRMAAAGHKRITLAPLYPQFADSTTTTVIEEAKRVLRERKLDVQLSVLQPFYDQPEYLEALAASAKPHLEQDFDHLLLSFHGLPERHLKKLNPGHSFEGGGDCCAGAPPEVVATCYRGQCLRTAAEFAKRMGLPDGKWSVSFQSRLGRAKWIEPYTEARLDELAKSGVKKILVMCPAFVADCIETLEEIGDRGKEQFREAGGEELVLVPCLNDDPQWVRALSALCERAPLVL, from the coding sequence ATGACCGATCACGCGTTGCTTCTGGTCAATCTGGGCTCACCTGCCTCCACCTCGGTGGCTGACGTGCGCAGCTACCTCAATCAGTTTCTGATGGATCCGTACGTGATCGACCTGCCATGGCCGATCCGGCGTTTACTGGTCTCGTTGATCCTGATCAAGCGCCCCGAACAGTCGGCCCATGCTTACGCTTCGATCTGGTGGGACGAGGGCTCGCCATTGGTCGTCCTCAGTCGTAGATTGCAACAGGCAATGAATGACAAGTGGAATCACGGTCCGGTCGAATTGGCAATGCGTTACGGCGAGCCTTCGATTGAGACAATGCTGGTGCGTATGGCTGCAGCCGGCCACAAGCGAATCACCCTGGCGCCGCTTTATCCACAGTTCGCCGACAGCACCACCACCACTGTGATCGAAGAAGCGAAGCGTGTGCTGCGCGAGCGAAAACTCGACGTTCAGTTGTCGGTGCTTCAACCGTTCTACGATCAGCCGGAGTACCTCGAGGCACTGGCCGCTTCGGCCAAACCTCATCTGGAACAGGATTTCGATCACTTGCTGCTGAGCTTTCACGGCTTGCCGGAGCGGCATCTGAAAAAGCTCAATCCGGGTCACAGCTTCGAGGGTGGCGGTGATTGTTGTGCCGGTGCGCCGCCTGAGGTGGTTGCGACCTGTTACCGCGGCCAGTGCCTGCGCACTGCCGCAGAGTTTGCCAAGCGCATGGGCTTGCCGGACGGCAAGTGGTCGGTGTCGTTCCAGTCGCGTCTGGGGCGTGCCAAATGGATCGAACCCTACACCGAAGCGCGCCTCGATGAGTTGGCCAAGAGCGGAGTTAAAAAGATTCTGGTGATGTGCCCGGCGTTCGTCGCCGATTGCATCGAGACACTGGAAGAAATCGGTGATCGCGGCAAGGAACAGTTCCGCGAAGCGGGAGGCGAAGAGTTGGTGCTGGTGCCGTGCCTCAACGATGACCCGCAATGGGTGCGGGCGTTGAGCGCGTTGTGCGAGCGAGCACCGTTGGTGCTTTAA
- a CDS encoding hypoxanthine-guanine phosphoribosyltransferase, with the protein MSADLEHIRQIMREADCLYTEAEVEAAIARVGAQINDQLADSNPVVFCVMNGGLIFSGKLLTYLHFPLEASYLHATRYRNETSGGDLFWKAKPEVSFIDRDVLIIDDILDEGHTLGAIIDFCKHAGARKVHTAVLIDKDHDRKARPDLKADFVGLPCIDRYIFGYGMDYKGYWRNANGIFAVKGM; encoded by the coding sequence ATGTCCGCTGATCTCGAGCATATCCGTCAAATCATGCGAGAGGCTGACTGCCTGTACACCGAAGCTGAAGTCGAGGCGGCCATCGCCCGCGTCGGTGCACAAATCAATGATCAACTGGCGGACAGCAATCCGGTGGTGTTCTGCGTGATGAACGGCGGGCTGATTTTCTCCGGCAAGCTGCTGACCTACCTGCACTTCCCGCTGGAAGCTTCCTACCTGCACGCCACCCGTTATCGCAACGAAACCAGCGGTGGTGACCTGTTCTGGAAAGCCAAGCCGGAAGTTTCGTTCATCGACCGTGACGTGCTGATCATCGATGACATCCTTGATGAAGGTCACACCCTGGGCGCGATCATCGACTTCTGTAAACACGCTGGCGCCCGCAAAGTGCACACCGCCGTGCTGATCGACAAGGACCACGACCGCAAGGCTCGCCCGGACCTGAAAGCCGATTTCGTCGGTCTGCCTTGCATCGATCGTTACATCTTTGGCTATGGCATGGACTATAAAGGCTATTGGCGTAACGCCAACGGGATCTTTGCCGTTAAAGGAATGTAA
- the mqo gene encoding malate dehydrogenase (quinone), with protein sequence MAHNEAVDVVLVGAGIMSATLAVLLKELDPAIKLEVVELMDSGAAESSNPWNNAGTGHAGLCELNYTPQSSDGAVDIKKAVHINTQFEVSKQFWSYLTKKGTFGSCKSFISPVPHLSFVQGDSGVSFLKERFKVLSKHHAFADMEYTEDKAKMAEWMPLMMPGRDAGETLAATRVINGTDVNFGALTNQLLKHLTSAPDAQVKYCKRVTGLKRSKAGWTVSIKDVNSGNTREVDAKFVFLGAGGAALPLLQASGIEESKGFGGFPISGQWLRCDNPEVVKHHQAKVYSQAAVGSPPMSVPHLDTRVVDGKKSLLFGPYAGFTTKFLKHGSFMDLPLSVRAGNIGPMLAVAKNNMDLTKYLVSEVMQSMEQRLESLRRFYPEAKAEDWRLEVAGQRVQIIKKDPKKGGVLQFGTELVAAKDGSLAALLGASPGASVTVSIMLELIEKCFPGKTKGEWAGKLAEIFPAREKVLETDAALYSKINTQNNVALELVEASSETESYA encoded by the coding sequence ATGGCGCATAACGAAGCAGTCGACGTAGTACTGGTTGGGGCCGGCATCATGAGTGCCACCCTTGCAGTACTGCTCAAAGAGCTCGACCCCGCGATCAAGCTGGAAGTCGTCGAGCTGATGGATTCCGGTGCTGCGGAGAGTTCGAACCCGTGGAACAACGCCGGTACCGGTCATGCCGGACTGTGTGAGCTTAATTACACGCCTCAGTCCTCCGATGGCGCCGTCGACATCAAGAAAGCCGTGCACATCAACACCCAGTTCGAGGTGTCGAAGCAGTTCTGGTCGTACCTGACCAAAAAAGGCACGTTCGGCTCGTGCAAATCGTTTATCAGCCCGGTGCCACACCTGAGTTTCGTGCAGGGCGACAGCGGCGTGTCCTTCCTCAAGGAGCGCTTCAAGGTGCTGAGCAAGCACCACGCCTTTGCGGACATGGAATACACCGAAGACAAGGCAAAGATGGCAGAGTGGATGCCATTGATGATGCCTGGCCGCGACGCTGGCGAAACCCTGGCCGCCACTCGAGTGATCAATGGTACTGACGTCAATTTCGGCGCCCTGACCAACCAGTTGCTCAAGCACCTGACCAGCGCACCCGATGCCCAGGTCAAGTACTGCAAGCGTGTGACCGGTCTGAAACGCAGCAAAGCCGGCTGGACCGTCAGCATCAAAGACGTCAACAGCGGCAACACCCGTGAAGTCGACGCCAAATTCGTCTTCCTCGGCGCTGGCGGCGCGGCACTGCCGCTGCTGCAAGCGTCGGGTATCGAAGAGAGCAAAGGCTTCGGCGGTTTCCCGATCAGCGGCCAGTGGCTGCGTTGCGACAACCCGGAAGTGGTCAAGCATCACCAGGCCAAGGTCTACAGCCAGGCAGCCGTAGGTTCGCCGCCAATGTCCGTGCCGCACCTGGACACCCGTGTCGTCGACGGCAAGAAATCCCTGCTGTTCGGACCTTACGCCGGCTTCACCACCAAGTTCCTCAAGCACGGCTCCTTCATGGACCTGCCGCTGTCGGTTCGCGCCGGCAATATCGGCCCGATGCTGGCCGTGGCGAAAAACAACATGGACCTGACCAAGTACCTGGTCAGCGAAGTGATGCAGTCCATGGAACAGCGCCTGGAATCCCTGCGTCGCTTCTATCCCGAAGCGAAAGCCGAAGACTGGCGCCTGGAAGTGGCTGGCCAACGGGTGCAGATCATCAAGAAAGACCCGAAAAAAGGCGGTGTCCTGCAATTCGGCACCGAACTGGTTGCGGCCAAGGACGGCTCCCTTGCCGCCCTGCTGGGTGCTTCGCCAGGTGCTTCGGTGACGGTTTCGATCATGCTGGAACTGATCGAAAAATGCTTCCCGGGTAAAACCAAGGGCGAATGGGCTGGCAAACTGGCAGAAATCTTCCCGGCCCGGGAAAAGGTTCTGGAAACCGACGCTGCGCTGTATAGCAAGATCAACACGCAGAACAACGTCGCCCTGGAACTGGTTGAAGCCAGCAGTGAGACCGAAAGCTACGCTTGA
- a CDS encoding NAD(P)/FAD-dependent oxidoreductase, with product MTVPIAIIGTGIAGLSAAQALTDLGYVVHLFDKSRGSGGRMSSKRSDAGALDMGAQYFTARDRRFVTEVQRWQTNGWVAEWTPQLYTFHGGQLNLSPDEQTRWVGTPRMSAITRALLGDLEVHFACRITEVYRGEEHWHLQDAEGFTHGPFSHVVIATPAPQATALLASAPKLAGAAAGVKMDPTWAIALAFETPLETPMEGCFVQDSPLDWLARNRSKPGRDNTLDTWVLHATSAWSRQHIDLSKEAVIEQLHGAFAELLHDSMPAPSFSLAHRWLYARPASSHEWGTLADADLGLYACGDWCLSGRVEGAWLSGQEAARRLHEHLQ from the coding sequence ATGACTGTACCTATCGCAATCATCGGCACCGGCATCGCCGGACTCTCCGCCGCCCAGGCCCTGACGGACCTCGGGTACGTGGTTCACCTGTTCGATAAAAGTCGCGGCAGTGGCGGGCGCATGTCGAGCAAGCGCAGCGATGCGGGCGCCCTGGACATGGGCGCGCAATACTTCACGGCCCGCGATCGCCGTTTTGTCACGGAAGTTCAACGCTGGCAGACCAACGGCTGGGTGGCTGAATGGACACCGCAGCTTTACACCTTCCACGGCGGCCAACTCAATTTGTCGCCGGATGAACAAACGCGCTGGGTCGGTACGCCACGCATGAGCGCGATCACCCGCGCACTGCTCGGCGACCTTGAAGTGCATTTCGCCTGCCGGATCACCGAGGTCTATCGCGGTGAGGAGCACTGGCATCTGCAGGACGCCGAAGGCTTCACCCACGGCCCGTTCAGCCACGTCGTCATCGCCACGCCGGCCCCGCAGGCTACTGCGCTGCTGGCCTCGGCACCGAAACTCGCTGGTGCCGCCGCCGGGGTGAAAATGGACCCGACCTGGGCCATCGCCCTGGCTTTTGAAACACCGCTGGAAACGCCTATGGAAGGCTGCTTCGTACAAGACAGCCCACTCGACTGGCTGGCCCGCAACCGCAGCAAACCCGGACGCGACAACACCCTCGACACCTGGGTCTTGCACGCCACCAGTGCCTGGAGCCGACAACACATCGACTTGTCCAAGGAGGCGGTGATCGAACAGTTGCACGGCGCATTCGCCGAACTGCTGCACGATTCCATGCCGGCGCCGAGCTTCAGCCTCGCGCATCGCTGGCTCTACGCCCGCCCTGCCAGCAGTCACGAATGGGGCACATTGGCAGACGCCGATCTGGGGCTGTATGCCTGTGGCGACTGGTGCCTGTCCGGACGAGTCGAAGGTGCCTGGCTCAGTGGTCAGGAAGCCGCTCGCCGTTTGCACGAACATTTGCAGTAA
- a CDS encoding TIGR01777 family oxidoreductase — translation MHILLTGGTGLIGRQLCRRWSNQGHRLTVWSRTPEKVANICGPQVRGIARLEDFGQESLDAIINLAGAPIADRPWTHKRKALLWSSRIKLTETLLAWLESRGQKPQVLISGSAVGWYGDGGERELTEESPPVVDDFASQLCIAWEETAQRAESLGIRVILIRTGLVLSAEGGFLSRLLLPFKFGLGGPIGNGRQWMPWIHINDQIGLIDFLLHRSDASGPYNACAPEPVRNREFAKTLGSVLRRPAVMPMPAFALKVGLGELSSLLLGGQRATPVRLLEAGFTFQFTDLRAALDELSSRL, via the coding sequence ATGCACATATTGCTGACCGGCGGTACTGGTTTGATAGGACGTCAGCTTTGTCGGCGCTGGTCGAATCAGGGGCATCGGCTGACTGTCTGGAGTCGCACCCCTGAAAAAGTCGCGAACATCTGTGGCCCTCAAGTGCGTGGAATCGCCCGTCTTGAGGATTTTGGGCAGGAGTCGCTCGATGCGATCATCAACCTTGCCGGTGCTCCGATTGCCGACCGACCCTGGACTCACAAGCGCAAAGCCCTGTTGTGGAGCAGTCGAATCAAACTGACCGAAACCCTGCTGGCCTGGCTGGAAAGTCGCGGGCAGAAGCCGCAGGTGTTGATCTCCGGTTCTGCGGTAGGGTGGTACGGCGACGGCGGGGAACGTGAGTTGACCGAAGAGTCGCCACCGGTCGTTGATGATTTCGCCAGTCAACTATGCATCGCCTGGGAGGAAACCGCGCAGCGAGCCGAGTCATTGGGCATTCGCGTGATCCTCATCCGGACCGGTCTGGTTCTCTCGGCCGAGGGCGGCTTTTTGTCGCGGCTGTTGCTGCCTTTCAAATTCGGTCTGGGCGGGCCGATTGGTAATGGTCGGCAGTGGATGCCGTGGATACACATCAACGATCAAATCGGCTTGATTGATTTTCTTCTGCATCGCAGTGACGCTAGTGGTCCCTATAATGCGTGCGCGCCTGAACCAGTACGCAATCGCGAGTTTGCCAAGACACTGGGCAGCGTGCTGCGTCGCCCGGCCGTTATGCCGATGCCAGCCTTTGCCTTGAAGGTAGGCCTGGGCGAATTGTCTTCGTTGTTGCTGGGGGGCCAGCGGGCCACTCCGGTTCGCCTGCTGGAAGCGGGCTTCACTTTTCAGTTCACGGATTTGCGTGCGGCTTTGGATGAGTTGTCCAGCCGCCTTTGA
- a CDS encoding uracil-xanthine permease family protein, giving the protein MQQEFNDPLWRTVLSGAQMLFVAFGALVLMPLITGLDPNVALFTAGLGTILFQIVTGRQVPVFLASSFAFITPIILAKGQFGLAATMGGVMAAGFVYTFLGLAVKIKGTGFIDRLLPPVVIGPVIISIGLAMAPIAANMAMGKAGDGSELIHYQTAMLISMPALLTTLIVAVFGKGIFRLVPIISGVLVGFGMAFYFGVVDTAKIAAAPWFAIPHFTAPEFNWQAILFIVPVALAPAIEHIGGVIAVGSVTGRDYLKKPGLHRTLLGDGIATTAAGLFGGPPNTTYAEVTGAVMLTKNYNPKIMTWAAIFAISLAFVGKFGALLQSIPVPVMGGILCLLFGSIAAVGMNTLIRHKIDLGEARNLVIVSVTLVFGIGGVLIGTGTGPDDFGLKGIALCAVVAIGLNLLLPGNDSWKHKKADEPLI; this is encoded by the coding sequence ATGCAGCAAGAGTTCAACGATCCGCTCTGGCGCACGGTGCTGTCGGGTGCACAGATGCTGTTCGTGGCCTTCGGCGCCCTGGTGTTGATGCCGCTGATTACCGGCCTCGACCCGAATGTGGCGCTGTTCACGGCCGGCCTGGGGACGATTCTGTTCCAGATCGTCACTGGGCGTCAGGTGCCGGTGTTCCTGGCATCGAGCTTTGCCTTCATTACCCCGATCATTCTCGCCAAGGGCCAGTTCGGCCTGGCCGCGACCATGGGCGGCGTGATGGCGGCAGGTTTCGTCTACACCTTCCTCGGCCTGGCCGTGAAGATCAAAGGCACCGGGTTCATCGATCGCCTGCTGCCGCCCGTGGTGATCGGCCCGGTGATCATTTCGATTGGTCTGGCCATGGCGCCGATTGCCGCCAACATGGCGATGGGCAAGGCCGGTGATGGTAGCGAGCTGATTCACTACCAGACGGCAATGTTGATTTCGATGCCCGCGTTGTTGACCACCCTGATCGTCGCGGTGTTCGGCAAAGGCATTTTCCGCCTGGTGCCGATCATCTCCGGTGTATTGGTCGGTTTTGGCATGGCGTTCTACTTCGGCGTTGTCGACACCGCGAAGATTGCCGCCGCACCGTGGTTTGCAATTCCGCACTTCACTGCGCCCGAATTCAACTGGCAAGCGATTCTGTTCATCGTTCCGGTCGCCCTGGCCCCGGCCATCGAGCACATCGGTGGCGTGATTGCCGTGGGGAGCGTGACCGGTCGCGATTACCTGAAAAAACCCGGCCTGCACCGCACCTTGCTTGGTGACGGCATTGCCACCACGGCAGCCGGCCTGTTCGGCGGTCCGCCCAACACCACCTACGCCGAAGTGACCGGCGCGGTGATGCTGACCAAGAACTACAACCCGAAAATCATGACCTGGGCGGCGATCTTTGCCATCAGCCTGGCATTTGTCGGCAAGTTCGGCGCTCTGCTGCAAAGCATTCCGGTGCCGGTGATGGGCGGGATTCTGTGCCTGTTGTTCGGTTCGATTGCGGCGGTGGGCATGAATACCCTGATCCGCCACAAAATCGATCTGGGCGAAGCGCGCAACCTGGTGATTGTCTCGGTCACTCTGGTGTTCGGGATCGGCGGCGTGCTGATCGGTACCGGCACCGGTCCGGACGACTTCGGTCTCAAAGGCATCGCGTTGTGCGCGGTGGTGGCGATCGGGTTGAACCTGTTGTTGCCGGGCAATGACAGCTGGAAGCACAAGAAGGCGGATGAGCCGCTGATCTAA
- a CDS encoding CPXCG motif-containing cysteine-rich protein, whose amino-acid sequence MLETAQYECPYCGEEVETTLDLSGGDQTYIEDCQVCCRPITFVLQVHEEEWHLEVFSENE is encoded by the coding sequence ATGCTGGAAACTGCGCAGTATGAATGTCCGTATTGTGGTGAGGAGGTCGAGACGACGCTGGATTTGTCCGGTGGCGATCAGACCTATATCGAGGACTGCCAGGTGTGTTGCCGGCCGATAACGTTTGTACTGCAAGTGCATGAAGAGGAATGGCATCTCGAAGTTTTCAGTGAAAACGAGTGA
- a CDS encoding WbuC family cupin fold metalloprotein: MTAPRFLDQTLFAELAEKAAANPRGRQHHNFHQMEEACHRMAVGLQPSTYIPPHRHLAENKAETLLVLKGRLGVLIFDEAGAVLSKTVLQAGGECVGVDLPTGVFHGLVVLEADSLMFECKAGPYRPVGEGELASWAPREGEPGVAEYQAWMHAQFD, from the coding sequence ATGACCGCGCCACGCTTTCTTGATCAGACGCTGTTCGCCGAGTTGGCCGAGAAAGCGGCGGCTAACCCTCGTGGGCGACAGCATCACAACTTCCATCAGATGGAAGAGGCTTGCCATCGCATGGCGGTGGGTTTGCAGCCGTCCACGTATATTCCGCCTCACCGGCATTTGGCCGAAAACAAGGCCGAAACCCTGTTAGTCCTCAAGGGCCGACTGGGTGTGTTGATCTTCGATGAGGCCGGAGCTGTGCTGAGCAAGACCGTGCTTCAGGCCGGTGGCGAGTGCGTCGGCGTGGACCTGCCCACCGGTGTGTTCCACGGTTTGGTGGTGCTGGAGGCCGACAGCCTGATGTTCGAATGCAAGGCCGGTCCCTATCGTCCGGTCGGCGAGGGTGAGTTGGCATCGTGGGCTCCGCGCGAAGGCGAGCCCGGCGTTGCCGAATATCAGGCCTGGATGCACGCGCAATTCGACTGA
- a CDS encoding YajG family lipoprotein encodes MLQRLLFGLITVTSLTLVGCAHSPQQLNPEPKLTTQLAPVGHGQPVVVRVVDGRPSPTLGTRGGLYPETSAITVQGAQILPKLQAQAEAAVRLLGFTPTSNAMNAPQITVTLAELKYQSPKEGMYVTEATIGATFRSDVQNANRRYSGRYGASLDQRFGMAPNQETNTKLVSDVLSDALTRLFKDPTVGQVLGE; translated from the coding sequence ATGTTGCAACGTCTGTTGTTCGGTTTGATCACTGTGACCAGTTTGACCCTGGTCGGCTGCGCCCACAGCCCGCAACAACTGAACCCGGAACCCAAGCTGACCACTCAACTGGCGCCGGTCGGCCATGGTCAGCCTGTGGTGGTGCGAGTGGTGGACGGTCGCCCATCGCCGACTCTGGGCACCCGTGGCGGTCTGTATCCGGAGACCAGCGCAATCACCGTGCAGGGCGCGCAGATTCTGCCGAAATTGCAGGCTCAGGCTGAAGCGGCCGTGCGCCTTTTGGGCTTTACGCCGACTTCCAATGCGATGAATGCCCCGCAAATCACCGTGACTCTGGCGGAATTGAAGTATCAGTCGCCCAAAGAAGGCATGTATGTGACCGAGGCGACCATTGGTGCGACGTTCCGCTCCGATGTGCAGAATGCCAATCGCCGTTACAGCGGTCGTTATGGTGCGTCCCTGGACCAGCGTTTCGGCATGGCGCCGAACCAGGAAACCAACACCAAACTGGTCAGCGATGTGTTGAGCGATGCCTTGACCCGTCTGTTCAAGGATCCGACTGTGGGTCAGGTGCTCGGCGAGTAA
- a CDS encoding PA4642 family protein, with protein MRKDKKQVIGDEIGDEQIKLFLDFEPLDATSPSLHKLIKAYRGLRIDDFERFLTFFVEAGYDVNGKDEHGKDFVTLIQDQRNAPDYIELIEKARG; from the coding sequence ATGCGTAAAGATAAGAAACAAGTGATTGGTGACGAGATCGGCGATGAGCAGATCAAATTGTTCCTCGATTTCGAACCGCTCGACGCGACTTCTCCGTCCCTGCACAAACTGATCAAAGCCTATCGTGGTCTGCGCATCGATGACTTCGAGCGATTTTTGACGTTCTTTGTCGAGGCCGGTTATGACGTGAACGGCAAGGACGAGCACGGCAAGGACTTCGTTACGCTGATCCAGGATCAACGCAACGCGCCGGACTACATCGAGCTTATTGAAAAAGCGCGCGGTTAA
- a CDS encoding putative signal transducing protein, with protein MQRIYEPENLMEGELLQGMLASEGVEAHLVGRDLVGATGELPIFGLLGLAVDNDQAEYARELISAYNAALPLSGDEPDSFPGTLVC; from the coding sequence ATGCAGCGCATTTACGAACCGGAAAACCTGATGGAAGGCGAGTTGCTGCAAGGCATGCTGGCCAGTGAGGGTGTCGAAGCGCATCTGGTGGGCCGTGATCTGGTGGGCGCCACCGGTGAATTGCCGATCTTCGGCCTGCTGGGCCTTGCGGTGGACAACGATCAGGCCGAATACGCCCGTGAGCTGATCAGTGCGTACAATGCCGCACTGCCCCTGTCCGGCGATGAGCCGGACAGCTTCCCCGGCACGCTGGTCTGTTAG
- the upp gene encoding uracil phosphoribosyltransferase, whose translation MPIHEIRHPLIRHKLGLMRRADISTKNFRELAQEVGALLTYEATKDLPLESYDIEGWCGTVSVEKIAGKKITVVPILRAGIGMLEGVLSLIPGAKVSAVGVARNEETLQAHTYLEKLVPEIDERLAMIIDPMLATGSSMVATIDLLKKAGCRDIRAMVLVAAPEGIAAVEKAHPDVIIYTASIDQKLNEHGYIIPGLGDAGDKIFGTKQKDA comes from the coding sequence ATGCCCATCCATGAGATCCGCCACCCGCTGATCCGTCATAAACTTGGCCTTATGCGCCGCGCAGACATCAGCACCAAGAATTTCCGTGAGCTCGCTCAGGAAGTAGGCGCCCTGCTGACTTATGAAGCCACCAAAGACCTGCCGCTGGAATCCTACGATATTGAAGGCTGGTGCGGCACTGTGTCGGTCGAGAAAATCGCCGGCAAGAAAATTACTGTCGTGCCGATCCTGCGTGCCGGCATCGGCATGCTTGAAGGGGTGCTCAGCCTGATCCCGGGCGCCAAGGTCAGCGCCGTGGGCGTTGCTCGTAACGAAGAAACCCTGCAAGCCCATACTTATCTGGAAAAACTGGTCCCGGAAATCGACGAACGTCTGGCGATGATCATCGACCCGATGCTCGCCACCGGCAGCTCCATGGTTGCCACCATCGATCTGTTGAAGAAGGCCGGGTGTCGCGATATCCGCGCCATGGTACTGGTGGCGGCCCCTGAAGGTATCGCCGCGGTAGAGAAAGCTCACCCGGACGTGATCATCTACACCGCTTCCATCGATCAAAAACTCAACGAGCACGGTTACATCATTCCGGGCCTTGGCGATGCCGGTGACAAGATCTTCGGCACCAAGCAGAAGGACGCGTGA
- a CDS encoding 1-acyl-sn-glycerol-3-phosphate acyltransferase: MMGEFDAIRPYDDSEVPAVLDRLLGDKAFLDILTHFRFPRFAGALGWALKPLIAHRLRREFAGVHSVATLQDKVEVYVDHTIERATDGVTYTGVEQFKSGSAYLFIANHRDIVMDPAFVNYAVYHAGLPTPRIAIGDNLLQKPFVSDLMRLNKSFIVHRSITGRREKMAAYQLLSAYINHSIRNDCASIWIAQAEGRAKDGDDRTESAILKMFHMSRKDEPFGEVIRSLNLTPVSISYEYDPCDQAKARELYIRATTGSYTKVPGEDDVSIAKGITGYKGRVHVNFAAPITELFDDTKQLAVEMDKQILGGYRLFPVHYLAYAMWKDADPQLTVPKAAEMFATDELAKAQEQWQQRLEACPEEHRPFLVLQYATPVRNQYRVKAGLPL, encoded by the coding sequence ATGATGGGCGAATTCGATGCCATCCGACCTTACGACGACAGCGAAGTCCCAGCGGTGCTGGACCGGCTGCTCGGCGACAAGGCGTTTCTAGATATCCTCACCCACTTTCGCTTCCCGCGCTTTGCCGGCGCTTTAGGCTGGGCACTCAAACCTCTTATAGCTCATCGTTTGCGCCGTGAGTTCGCCGGCGTCCATTCGGTCGCTACGCTGCAGGACAAAGTCGAGGTTTACGTCGACCACACCATCGAGCGCGCAACGGACGGCGTTACCTATACCGGTGTCGAGCAGTTCAAATCCGGCAGCGCTTACCTGTTCATAGCCAATCACCGTGACATCGTAATGGACCCGGCCTTCGTCAACTACGCCGTGTATCACGCAGGCCTGCCGACACCGCGTATCGCCATCGGCGACAACCTTCTGCAAAAGCCTTTTGTCAGCGACCTGATGCGCCTGAACAAGAGCTTTATCGTGCACCGCTCGATCACCGGGCGTCGTGAAAAAATGGCGGCGTATCAGCTGTTGTCGGCGTACATCAACCATTCGATCCGCAACGATTGCGCCTCGATCTGGATCGCCCAGGCTGAAGGTCGCGCGAAGGACGGCGACGACCGCACCGAGTCGGCGATCCTCAAGATGTTCCACATGAGCCGCAAGGACGAGCCGTTCGGCGAGGTTATCCGTTCGCTGAACCTCACCCCGGTATCGATCAGCTACGAATACGACCCCTGCGATCAGGCCAAGGCCCGCGAGCTGTATATCCGCGCCACCACCGGCAGCTATACCAAGGTGCCGGGCGAGGATGATGTGAGCATTGCCAAAGGCATTACCGGCTACAAGGGCCGTGTCCACGTGAATTTTGCCGCACCAATCACTGAACTGTTCGATGACACCAAGCAATTGGCGGTCGAGATGGACAAGCAGATTTTAGGTGGGTATCGCCTGTTCCCGGTGCACTACCTGGCCTACGCCATGTGGAAAGACGCTGACCCGCAATTGACGGTGCCAAAAGCTGCAGAGATGTTTGCAACCGACGAGCTGGCAAAGGCTCAGGAGCAATGGCAGCAGCGCCTTGAGGCTTGCCCCGAGGAGCATCGTCCGTTCCTGGTGCTGCAATACGCAACGCCGGTGCGCAATCAGTATCGGGTCAAGGCTGGATTACCGCTCTAA